The Pseudomonas fluorescens genome includes a window with the following:
- a CDS encoding methyltransferase encodes MPLLDSPFAQLDLIRQPEQQNEPLQAFDAADEYLLAYLAEQQPSEQTRVLVLNDGFGALAASLAGKANVTSSGDSFLALQALEKNLVRNGRPFDAVPTLPASAPLTGPFDRVLVKVPKTLALLEEQLIRLQGQLAPGAQVIAGAMIKHLPRAAGDLLERYIGPVQASLAVKKARLLIATPQPGASQGSAPIISPYPTRYWLDEPKIELLNHANVFCREGLDIGTRAFLPHLPKNLGTARVADLGCGNGVLAIASALQNPEAHYTLVDESYMAVQSAAENWRAALGEREVTLRAGDGLAGQEAQSLDVVLCNPPFHQQQVVGDFLAWRMFQQAREALVVGGALYIVGNRHLGYHSKLARLFRGVEQVAATPKFVILKARK; translated from the coding sequence ATGCCCCTGCTCGACAGCCCCTTCGCCCAACTCGACCTGATCCGCCAACCCGAACAGCAGAACGAACCACTGCAAGCCTTCGATGCGGCCGATGAATACCTGCTCGCGTACCTGGCCGAACAACAGCCAAGCGAGCAGACTCGGGTCCTAGTGCTCAATGATGGCTTCGGTGCCCTGGCGGCCAGCCTGGCCGGCAAGGCCAATGTCACCAGCAGCGGTGACTCCTTCCTCGCGTTGCAGGCACTGGAGAAAAACCTGGTGCGCAACGGCCGCCCCTTCGATGCGGTGCCGACGTTGCCCGCCAGCGCGCCACTGACTGGCCCATTCGATCGTGTCCTGGTCAAAGTACCAAAAACCCTGGCCCTGCTGGAGGAACAGCTGATTCGCCTGCAAGGCCAACTGGCACCAGGTGCCCAGGTGATCGCCGGGGCCATGATCAAGCACCTGCCCCGGGCCGCTGGCGATTTATTGGAGCGGTATATCGGCCCGGTGCAGGCCTCCCTGGCGGTAAAAAAAGCGCGGCTGTTGATTGCTACGCCACAACCCGGCGCTTCACAAGGCAGTGCGCCGATCATATCGCCCTACCCCACGCGTTACTGGCTGGACGAGCCGAAGATCGAGCTGCTCAACCATGCCAATGTGTTCTGCCGCGAAGGCCTGGACATCGGCACCCGCGCGTTCCTGCCACATCTGCCGAAAAACCTCGGGACGGCCCGGGTCGCGGACTTGGGGTGCGGCAACGGTGTGCTGGCCATCGCCAGTGCCCTGCAAAACCCCGAGGCCCATTACACCCTGGTGGACGAGTCATACATGGCCGTGCAGTCGGCCGCCGAGAATTGGCGTGCGGCCCTGGGCGAGCGTGAAGTGACCCTGCGGGCCGGTGATGGCCTGGCCGGACAAGAGGCGCAATCACTGGACGTGGTGCTGTGCAATCCACCCTTCCACCAGCAGCAAGTGGTGGGCGATTTCCTCGCCTGGCGGATGTTCCAGCAGGCTCGCGAAGCGCTGGTGGTGGGTGGCGCGCTGTACATCGTCGGCAACCGGCACCTGGGTTACCACAGCAAACTGGCGCGATTGTTCCGCGGTGTCGAGCAAGTGGCCGCCACGCCGAAGTTCGTGATCCTCAAAGCCCGTAAATAA
- a CDS encoding autoinducer binding domain-containing protein, producing MDKWKDLLLRKLSYEKDLQTAYRLVLNFFNNQGFEYCAFATYLGSPDKHTSKVNLNNYPYGWDRLYEQNGYASNDPLVAHCNQSPLPILWDETVFAQAPKLWRELNRQGLKYGWTQAVHDDQGARCSLFSLARSHCPIDIEEHYANLGYAIFASQKLHALASKKLSDALAVQPKCHLSPREIEVLRWSAEGKTASEVGRILCLSERTVNFHVCSCMRKLNVSNKISAVAKAAQIHVI from the coding sequence ATGGACAAGTGGAAGGACTTGTTATTGAGGAAGTTATCCTACGAGAAGGACCTGCAGACGGCCTATCGTCTGGTCCTGAATTTCTTTAACAATCAGGGATTTGAATATTGCGCATTTGCAACCTATCTAGGAAGCCCCGACAAGCACACTAGCAAGGTGAACCTGAATAACTACCCTTATGGATGGGACAGACTTTATGAACAAAATGGCTATGCGTCGAACGATCCATTAGTAGCACATTGCAATCAATCACCGCTCCCCATCTTGTGGGATGAGACTGTTTTTGCTCAAGCCCCCAAGTTATGGCGAGAACTTAATCGGCAGGGACTCAAGTACGGCTGGACCCAAGCCGTTCATGATGACCAAGGGGCACGTTGCAGCCTGTTCAGCCTGGCTCGGTCCCATTGTCCCATTGATATCGAGGAGCACTATGCAAATCTCGGCTACGCCATCTTCGCCAGTCAAAAGCTGCACGCACTCGCCAGCAAAAAACTGTCTGACGCCCTGGCAGTCCAGCCTAAATGCCACCTGTCACCCAGGGAGATCGAAGTGTTGAGGTGGTCTGCCGAAGGCAAGACCGCGTCGGAAGTGGGCAGGATTCTCTGTCTTTCCGAACGAACCGTGAATTTCCATGTATGCAGTTGCATGCGAAAACTGAACGTCAGCAATAAAATTTCAGCGGTGGCAAAAGCAGCCCAAATCCATGTGATCTGA
- a CDS encoding ferredoxin--NADP reductase, with the protein MTDSAEKFTRQTLLDVQPLTPHLFTLRTTRDRGFRFRAGQFARLGVVKADGTTVWRAYSMVSSPFDEFLEFFSIVVPDGEFTSELSRLQPGDELLVDRQAFGYLTLDRFVDGRDLWLLSTGTGVAPFLSILQDFEAWEKFERIILVYSVREAQELAYQALIKELPQRDYLAEYAHKFRFIATVTREQHPGALNGRITTLIENGELERAAGAALAPEHSRVMLCGNPQMIDDTRKLLKARGLQLSLTRRPGQVAVENYW; encoded by the coding sequence ATGACCGACAGTGCAGAGAAGTTCACCCGCCAAACCCTGCTCGATGTCCAGCCGTTGACGCCTCATTTGTTTACTTTGCGCACGACCCGGGATCGAGGCTTTCGCTTTCGGGCGGGTCAGTTTGCCCGGCTGGGGGTCGTCAAGGCGGACGGAACCACCGTCTGGCGGGCGTATTCCATGGTGTCTTCGCCGTTCGATGAGTTCCTCGAATTCTTTTCCATCGTGGTTCCCGATGGCGAGTTCACCAGTGAGCTCAGCCGCCTGCAGCCGGGTGACGAACTGTTGGTGGATCGCCAGGCTTTCGGCTACCTGACGCTGGATCGCTTTGTCGATGGTCGGGATTTGTGGCTGCTGTCCACCGGGACGGGGGTGGCGCCGTTTCTTTCTATCCTCCAGGATTTCGAGGCCTGGGAAAAATTCGAGCGGATCATCCTGGTGTACAGCGTGCGCGAGGCGCAGGAGCTGGCGTATCAGGCGCTGATCAAGGAACTGCCCCAGCGCGATTACCTGGCCGAGTACGCTCACAAGTTTCGTTTCATTGCGACCGTGACCCGTGAGCAGCATCCGGGGGCGCTCAATGGGCGGATCACCACGCTGATTGAAAATGGCGAGTTGGAGCGGGCGGCCGGCGCAGCGCTGGCGCCGGAGCATTCGCGAGTGATGCTGTGCGGCAATCCGCAGATGATCGATGACACGCGCAAGTTGCTCAAGGCCAGGGGGCTGCAACTGAGCCTGACCCGTCGGCCGGGCCAGGTGGCGGTGGAAAACTACTGGTAG
- the mscL gene encoding large-conductance mechanosensitive channel protein MscL, translated as MGVLSEFKAFAVKGNVVDMAVGIIIGAAFGKIVSSFVGDVVMPPIGLLIGGVDFSDLAITLKAAQGDAPAVVLAYGKFIQSTIDFIIVAFAIFMGVKAINRLKREEAVAPSAPPVPTKEELLLSEIRDLLKAQNERP; from the coding sequence ATGGGCGTGCTAAGCGAGTTCAAGGCCTTCGCGGTCAAAGGCAATGTCGTCGACATGGCCGTCGGGATCATCATCGGTGCCGCTTTCGGCAAAATCGTTTCGTCATTCGTTGGCGACGTGGTCATGCCTCCCATCGGCCTGCTGATTGGTGGAGTGGATTTCAGTGACCTGGCCATCACCCTCAAGGCCGCCCAGGGTGATGCGCCTGCCGTGGTACTGGCCTACGGTAAATTCATCCAGAGCACCATCGACTTCATCATCGTGGCGTTCGCCATTTTCATGGGCGTCAAGGCGATCAACCGCCTCAAGCGCGAAGAAGCCGTAGCCCCCAGCGCGCCTCCTGTCCCGACCAAGGAAGAACTGCTGCTGAGTGAGATTCGCGATCTGCTCAAGGCCCAGAACGAGCGGCCCTGA